A single genomic interval of Cellvibrio sp. PSBB023 harbors:
- a CDS encoding exonuclease domain-containing protein, whose product MRHNPCPTIIDIEASGFGSRSYPIEIGAIKANGERYCALIKPVAEWQHWSAEAEAMHGISTALLQERGKPARQVCTELNQFLGSITAYSDAWTHDSAWLNCLFFAARVQPLFHLSPIEMIASEAQLLLWDATKKQLTKELGARRHRASVDAHLIQQTYLRTRTRLLAEPQLALQRGL is encoded by the coding sequence ATGCGTCACAACCCCTGCCCGACCATCATCGACATTGAAGCCTCCGGCTTTGGCTCCCGCAGTTACCCCATCGAAATCGGGGCAATCAAGGCCAATGGCGAGCGCTACTGCGCGCTGATAAAACCCGTGGCAGAGTGGCAACACTGGTCGGCCGAGGCTGAGGCCATGCACGGCATCAGCACAGCGCTACTGCAGGAGCGCGGCAAACCAGCTCGTCAGGTCTGCACCGAACTCAACCAGTTTCTGGGCTCCATCACCGCCTATAGCGATGCCTGGACGCACGACAGCGCCTGGCTCAACTGCCTGTTTTTCGCCGCCCGCGTCCAACCACTCTTTCACCTCAGCCCCATCGAGATGATCGCCAGCGAAGCCCAACTTCTCCTGTGGGATGCCACCAAAAAGCAATTGACCAAAGAGCTGGGCGCCCGCCGCCATCGCGCCAGTGTTGATGCCCACTTGATCCAGCAGACCTATTTGCGTACCCGCACACGGTTGCTGGCGGAACCGCAGCTCGCTTTACAGCGCGGACTCTAG
- a CDS encoding TIGR00645 family protein, with the protein MSEQKDSYAAGFFPRLIFGSRWLQLPLYLGLIVAQCAYVFLFIKELTHLVIDVNSLSEQTIMLIVLGLIDVVMISNLLVMVIVGGYETFVSRLRLNGHPDQPEWLSHVNATVLKVKLAMAIIGISSIHLLKTFIEAGNIGLPGAKFTEEGVMWQTIIHMAFIASAIGIAYTDVLMQRVSAANKNGH; encoded by the coding sequence ATGAGTGAACAGAAAGATAGTTATGCTGCCGGTTTTTTCCCCCGGTTGATTTTTGGCTCGCGCTGGCTGCAACTGCCGCTGTACTTGGGTTTGATTGTTGCCCAGTGCGCCTACGTATTTCTCTTTATCAAAGAACTGACCCATTTGGTGATTGATGTCAATTCGCTCAGCGAACAAACCATTATGCTGATTGTGCTGGGCCTGATCGATGTGGTGATGATTTCCAACTTGTTGGTTATGGTTATCGTGGGTGGTTATGAGACATTTGTATCGCGCCTGCGACTGAACGGTCATCCCGATCAACCTGAATGGCTGAGTCACGTGAATGCCACTGTATTGAAAGTAAAACTGGCTATGGCGATTATCGGTATCTCCTCAATCCACTTGTTAAAAACCTTTATCGAGGCAGGTAACATCGGGCTGCCCGGCGCAAAATTCACAGAAGAAGGTGTGATGTGGCAAACCATCATCCATATGGCGTTTATCGCCTCGGCTATTGGAATTGCCTATACCGACGTGCTAATGCAACGCGTGAGCGCGGCGAACAAAAACGGCCACTAA
- the lolB gene encoding lipoprotein insertase outer membrane protein LolB, with product MMQRCFICLLLLLTISGCAHRGSFTPPPDLVAHQQQLQRITHWELNGKLGIRTPDESGSASLKWAQQLADYQINLSGPLGQKRMIITGTPGKVRLEQTGSDALEARSAEALIKKAAGWTLPVAELTYWVRGVPAPKQRITHLQQNESGLIAQLQQGGWSIAYSNYKNYTFRAHSGGTAPADQTFTLPGKITAEHDDVRLILVIRDWQLGNQAPH from the coding sequence ATGATGCAACGCTGTTTTATCTGCCTGCTGCTATTACTGACAATCAGCGGCTGTGCCCATCGCGGTTCATTTACGCCACCGCCGGATCTGGTCGCTCACCAGCAGCAATTACAACGCATCACCCACTGGGAACTGAATGGAAAACTGGGTATTCGCACCCCGGATGAGAGCGGCAGCGCCTCGCTCAAGTGGGCCCAACAACTCGCCGACTACCAGATCAACCTGAGTGGCCCGCTCGGCCAGAAACGCATGATCATCACCGGCACCCCCGGCAAGGTACGTCTTGAACAAACCGGCAGCGATGCACTGGAAGCCCGCAGCGCCGAAGCCCTTATCAAAAAAGCAGCAGGCTGGACCTTACCGGTGGCGGAACTCACCTACTGGGTACGCGGCGTGCCTGCCCCAAAACAGCGGATTACCCATCTGCAGCAGAATGAATCCGGCTTGATCGCCCAGTTACAACAAGGCGGCTGGTCCATTGCCTACAGCAACTACAAAAATTACACCTTCCGTGCGCACAGCGGCGGCACAGCGCCCGCCGACCAAACCTTTACCCTGCCAGGAAAAATCACCGCTGAACACGACGATGTGCGCCTGATTCTGGTGATTCGCGACTGGCAACTGGGCAATCAGGCGCCCCATTAA
- a CDS encoding molybdopterin-synthase adenylyltransferase MoeB, with amino-acid sequence MNDEQLRRYSRQIMLPDVDLDGQDKLLAAHVLIIGLGGLGSPVAMYLAAAGVGHLTLVDFDAVDLTNLQRQIVHTTARIGMNKAASAAQSLRELNPDVRVDTIEQLLDADALLAQVKMVSLVIDCTDNFQTRFAINAACVAAKVPLVSGAAIRLEGQVAVFDARLETSPCYRCLYEEDSDDLTCAANGVLAPLVGVIGSMQALEAIKLICGFGTGLAGRLLLLDARHSQWRELKLPKDPCCPLCSK; translated from the coding sequence ATGAATGACGAACAACTGCGGCGCTACTCGCGCCAGATTATGCTGCCCGATGTCGACCTGGATGGGCAGGACAAATTGCTGGCAGCCCATGTGCTGATAATTGGCTTGGGTGGTTTGGGTTCGCCGGTGGCCATGTATTTGGCGGCGGCCGGTGTTGGGCACCTGACGCTGGTGGATTTTGACGCGGTGGATTTAACCAATCTGCAACGTCAAATTGTGCATACTACAGCGCGCATCGGCATGAACAAAGCGGCTTCGGCGGCGCAGAGTTTGCGCGAATTAAATCCCGATGTTCGAGTGGATACCATCGAACAATTGCTGGATGCCGATGCACTGCTTGCACAGGTTAAGATGGTAAGTCTGGTGATCGACTGCACGGATAATTTCCAAACCCGCTTTGCTATTAACGCCGCCTGCGTTGCGGCAAAAGTGCCACTGGTGTCGGGTGCGGCGATTCGTTTGGAAGGGCAGGTTGCCGTGTTTGATGCGCGCCTTGAAACCAGCCCCTGCTATCGCTGTTTATATGAAGAAGATAGCGATGATTTAACCTGTGCCGCCAATGGTGTGTTGGCTCCTTTGGTGGGGGTAATTGGTTCAATGCAGGCGCTGGAAGCGATTAAATTAATCTGTGGTTTTGGCACAGGCTTGGCTGGGCGCTTGCTGTTGCTGGATGCGCGCCACAGTCAGTGGCGCGAATTGAAATTGCCTAAGGACCCCTGTTGCCCCCTGTGTTCCAAGTGA
- the hemA gene encoding glutamyl-tRNA reductase yields the protein MTLLAFGINHTTAPLALRERVAFAPENLQSAMQEACAHAGLAEVAILSTCNRTEIYASSESDAAALQAWLVAHTAIDAADLSNSYYCYKDHEAVRHMMKVAGGLDSLVLGEPQILGQMKSAFAVAKEAGTLGAELHATFQQVFNIAKRVRTETAIGENPVSVAYAAVSLAQQIFSNLKQDTALLIGAGETIELVARHLVEQGIKHIIVANRTLDRAQRLARECKGEAILLADIPEYLHRADLVISSTASQLPLLGKGAVESALKKRKHKPMFMLDIAVPRDIEEQVGELDDVYLYTVDDLHAVIDENKKSRVAAADQAEEIISEGVEQFLRHQRALNAVETVKAYRQKAEQLRDLELQKALRSLQGGANAEQVLQQFARNLTNKLIHSPTTVLKEASASSRHHVIQVAHELFELSFTSDGSVNPAADPGSDASEQ from the coding sequence ATGACCCTGTTAGCCTTTGGCATAAATCACACAACAGCCCCTCTCGCGCTGCGCGAGCGGGTCGCGTTTGCGCCGGAAAACCTGCAGTCTGCAATGCAGGAGGCCTGCGCGCACGCGGGTTTGGCCGAGGTGGCGATACTGTCTACCTGCAACCGCACCGAAATTTACGCCTCCAGCGAGAGCGATGCCGCGGCGCTTCAGGCTTGGTTGGTCGCCCACACCGCGATTGATGCCGCCGACTTGAGCAACAGTTACTACTGCTACAAAGACCATGAAGCGGTGCGCCATATGATGAAGGTGGCTGGCGGTCTGGATTCGCTGGTACTGGGTGAACCGCAAATTTTGGGCCAAATGAAATCTGCCTTTGCGGTGGCAAAGGAGGCGGGTACCCTCGGCGCCGAGTTACATGCGACTTTCCAGCAGGTGTTTAACATTGCCAAGCGAGTGCGCACCGAGACGGCGATTGGGGAAAACCCGGTGTCGGTGGCTTATGCGGCGGTGAGTCTGGCGCAGCAGATCTTCTCTAATTTAAAGCAGGACACGGCACTGCTCATCGGCGCCGGTGAAACCATCGAGCTGGTTGCGCGCCATTTGGTTGAGCAGGGCATCAAACATATTATTGTCGCCAACCGCACCCTGGATCGCGCCCAGCGCCTTGCGCGCGAATGCAAGGGCGAGGCAATTTTATTGGCCGATATTCCCGAGTATTTGCATCGCGCTGATCTGGTGATCTCCTCCACTGCAAGCCAATTGCCCTTATTAGGGAAGGGCGCGGTGGAATCTGCCCTGAAAAAGCGCAAACACAAACCCATGTTTATGCTCGATATCGCCGTGCCGCGCGATATTGAAGAACAGGTGGGCGAGTTGGATGACGTGTACCTTTATACGGTGGATGATTTGCACGCGGTGATTGATGAAAACAAAAAGTCCCGCGTCGCCGCTGCCGATCAAGCGGAAGAAATTATTAGCGAGGGCGTTGAGCAGTTCCTTCGTCACCAGCGCGCGCTCAATGCGGTGGAAACAGTGAAAGCCTATCGCCAGAAAGCAGAACAGCTGCGCGACCTGGAATTACAAAAAGCGCTGCGCAGTTTGCAGGGCGGTGCCAACGCTGAACAGGTATTGCAACAGTTTGCGCGCAACCTCACCAACAAATTAATTCACTCGCCCACAACCGTGTTGAAAGAAGCGAGTGCCAGCTCCCGTCACCATGTTATCCAGGTGGCGCACGAACTATTTGAACTGTCGTTTACCTCCGACGGGTCTGTTAACCCTGCTGCTGATCCCGGCAGCGATGCAAGTGAGCAATAA
- the prmC gene encoding peptide chain release factor N(5)-glutamine methyltransferase codes for MHSITVAQCLQLARELESISDSARLDIELILCHILQKNRTWLFTWPEALLTPVQADRFQVFFNRRKSGEPVAHILGQREFWSLPLAVNNSTLIPRPDTELLVETVLDLFAQDAPQQARRALDLGTGTGAIILAIASEKPHWKLLGVDFSADAVALAEYNRAALGLNHVAIAQSNWFEHVGAQLFDVIVSNPPYIDPQDPHLTQGDVRFEPLSALIADNQGLADIEHIVAQAGHYLQAQGWLLVEHGYDQAQRVRDLFTQRGFVQVETRRDLGGNERITLGRKSQE; via the coding sequence ATGCACAGCATCACCGTTGCACAATGTTTGCAACTGGCGCGCGAACTGGAATCCATAAGCGATTCCGCGCGCCTGGATATTGAATTAATCCTTTGTCATATTTTGCAAAAAAATCGCACCTGGCTATTCACCTGGCCGGAAGCGCTGCTGACGCCTGTGCAGGCAGATAGATTCCAGGTTTTTTTTAATCGCCGAAAAAGTGGTGAACCGGTTGCCCATATTCTTGGCCAGCGCGAGTTTTGGTCGCTGCCACTCGCGGTGAATAATTCCACTCTGATTCCACGCCCGGACACCGAGTTGTTGGTGGAAACAGTATTGGATTTATTTGCGCAGGATGCGCCGCAGCAAGCACGTCGCGCTTTGGATTTAGGCACAGGAACCGGGGCAATTATTTTAGCTATCGCCAGCGAAAAACCTCACTGGAAATTACTGGGGGTGGATTTCTCGGCAGATGCCGTTGCACTCGCTGAATACAATCGTGCAGCCTTGGGTTTAAACCATGTTGCCATCGCGCAGAGCAATTGGTTTGAACATGTTGGCGCGCAACTATTTGATGTGATTGTTAGCAACCCGCCCTATATTGATCCGCAAGACCCACACCTGACGCAGGGGGATGTGCGTTTTGAACCCTTGTCCGCACTGATTGCCGATAACCAGGGTTTGGCCGATATTGAACACATTGTTGCGCAGGCTGGACATTACTTGCAGGCGCAGGGTTGGCTGCTGGTAGAGCATGGTTATGATCAGGCGCAACGGGTGCGCGATTTATTCACTCAGCGCGGTTTTGTGCAAGTGGAAACCCGGCGCGATTTGGGCGGTAATGAACGCATCACCCTGGGCAGGAAAAGTCAGGAGTAA
- a CDS encoding tetratricopeptide repeat protein, protein MTLYWVLSGCSLQASRSVAAVDQAPAIVSPEAEVHVQIPARPFPTETLYSLLTAEIAGSRAQYDLALGNYVQQARETRDPQVAERATLIARYVSNYPTALEMAKLWANEAPHNQDALANASLAHLQLGQLHEAFDYSRRLLDEGGEPLFQNIAASAASIEDDARNRLLDDFRQELERHPEDEQLLVGTGILLQQNGEYDEAMQQVHKTLKLHPRSIPAAILEANLLHQLKRDQEAITKMANLLEFYPENTSLRQQYARILTRYDMALAQEQFSILSQQLPANGDMLLSLGIIALERRDLETAHNAFEELLNRDQHIATAHYYLGRMAEASNDLQEAIIHYLQVNGGNDFLSATLQLLDIFVRQEDFLSAEQHMNRVRLRYPDQSEALYVLHGQTLIKHEHLQQAEQVLNEGLANFPTSTRLLFTRAMLNNERQRLPATERDLRQILKQDSDNVAALNSLGYILADSTQRYSEAYELLEKALRLKPDDAAIIDSMGWLHYRTGKYPDALNLLRQAYEAAPNAEIGAHLGEVLWVIGDKEEARRIWREAQQREPDSDTIRETLDRLKADL, encoded by the coding sequence ATGACCCTCTACTGGGTACTGAGCGGCTGCAGCTTGCAGGCAAGTCGCAGTGTGGCAGCAGTGGATCAGGCACCGGCCATAGTGTCGCCCGAAGCGGAAGTGCATGTACAAATTCCCGCCCGCCCCTTCCCGACAGAAACGCTCTACTCACTCCTGACCGCCGAAATTGCCGGTAGCCGCGCGCAATATGATTTAGCACTGGGTAACTATGTGCAGCAGGCCCGCGAAACCCGCGACCCTCAAGTCGCCGAGCGCGCCACCCTGATCGCCCGCTATGTAAGCAATTACCCAACGGCACTGGAAATGGCAAAACTCTGGGCCAACGAAGCACCACATAATCAAGATGCACTGGCCAACGCCTCCCTGGCTCACTTGCAATTAGGGCAACTGCACGAAGCCTTTGACTACTCGCGCCGCCTGCTGGACGAAGGTGGCGAGCCGCTGTTCCAGAATATCGCCGCCAGCGCAGCCAGTATTGAAGACGATGCCAGAAATCGCCTGCTGGATGACTTCAGGCAAGAGTTGGAGCGTCACCCGGAGGACGAACAACTGCTCGTCGGCACTGGCATATTGCTGCAGCAAAACGGGGAATACGACGAGGCGATGCAACAGGTCCACAAAACCCTGAAATTGCACCCGCGCAGCATCCCCGCCGCCATTTTGGAGGCAAACCTGCTGCATCAACTCAAGCGCGACCAGGAAGCCATCACCAAAATGGCCAATCTGCTGGAGTTCTACCCCGAAAACACCAGCCTGCGCCAACAATATGCTCGCATCCTGACCCGTTACGACATGGCGCTGGCACAGGAGCAATTCTCCATTCTCAGCCAGCAACTGCCCGCCAACGGTGACATGCTGCTATCGCTGGGCATTATTGCGCTGGAGCGGCGGGACCTTGAAACTGCGCACAACGCCTTTGAAGAGCTGCTAAATCGCGATCAACACATAGCTACAGCCCACTATTATTTAGGGCGCATGGCCGAGGCGAGCAACGACCTGCAAGAGGCGATCATCCACTACCTGCAAGTGAATGGCGGCAACGATTTCCTCTCCGCCACCTTGCAACTACTGGATATTTTTGTCCGCCAGGAGGACTTCCTCAGCGCGGAACAACACATGAATCGTGTGCGCCTGCGCTACCCGGACCAAAGCGAAGCGCTCTATGTGCTGCACGGCCAAACACTCATCAAACACGAACACCTGCAACAAGCCGAGCAGGTACTCAACGAAGGGTTGGCCAACTTTCCCACCAGTACACGCCTGCTGTTTACCCGTGCCATGCTCAATAACGAACGCCAGCGCCTGCCCGCCACCGAGCGCGACCTGCGGCAAATCCTCAAACAGGACAGCGACAATGTGGCGGCACTCAACTCCCTGGGCTACATATTGGCTGATAGCACCCAGCGCTACAGCGAAGCCTATGAATTGCTGGAAAAAGCACTGCGACTGAAACCCGATGACGCCGCCATTATCGATTCCATGGGCTGGCTCCACTACCGCACCGGCAAATACCCGGATGCGTTAAACCTCCTGCGCCAGGCTTACGAAGCCGCTCCCAATGCGGAGATTGGCGCTCACTTGGGCGAAGTGCTTTGGGTGATTGGCGATAAAGAAGAAGCCCGTCGCATCTGGCGCGAAGCCCAACAGCGGGAACCGGACAGCGACACCATTCGCGAAACACTTGACCGCCTCAAGGCCGACTTATGA
- the prfA gene encoding peptide chain release factor 1, protein MKASILEKLDRLKERYEEVSAMLSEADVINNQNKFRDLSKEYAELEPVVQGYQNYLNLLANIEEAKHLLVDGDDDMKEMAEEELKDCEAQLEPMQLELQKLLLPKDPNDEKNCYLEIRAGTGGDEAAIFSGDLFRMYSRYAETQGWRVEVLSQNEGEHGGYKEIITLVSGQGVYSKLKFESGAHRVQRVPETESQGRIHTSACTVAVMPEADEMEEININKADLRIDTFRASGAGGQHVNKTDSAIRIVHIPTGLVIECQDERSQHKNRARAMSLLATKLKQQQEDAAHKSLSDERRNLVGSGDRSERIRTYNYPQGRVTDHRINLTLYSLDAIMQGDLDPVVGPLANEYQADQLAAIAD, encoded by the coding sequence ATGAAAGCGTCTATTTTAGAAAAACTGGATCGCCTTAAAGAGCGCTACGAAGAAGTGAGCGCGATGCTGTCCGAAGCTGATGTCATCAACAATCAAAACAAATTCCGCGATCTCTCCAAAGAGTATGCGGAACTTGAGCCAGTCGTGCAGGGTTACCAAAATTATTTGAACCTGCTGGCCAATATCGAAGAAGCCAAACACCTGTTGGTGGATGGCGACGATGATATGAAGGAAATGGCCGAGGAAGAATTAAAAGACTGCGAGGCGCAACTTGAGCCCATGCAGTTGGAATTACAAAAACTGCTATTGCCCAAAGATCCAAACGACGAAAAAAATTGTTATCTGGAAATCCGCGCCGGCACCGGTGGCGACGAAGCGGCGATTTTCTCTGGCGATTTATTCCGCATGTATTCCAGGTATGCCGAAACCCAGGGTTGGCGTGTGGAAGTGCTCAGCCAGAATGAAGGCGAGCATGGCGGCTACAAAGAAATTATCACCTTGGTTAGTGGTCAGGGTGTGTATTCAAAATTGAAATTTGAATCGGGCGCGCATCGCGTACAGCGCGTACCGGAAACTGAATCCCAAGGGCGTATCCACACTTCCGCCTGCACGGTGGCGGTAATGCCCGAAGCGGACGAAATGGAAGAGATCAACATCAACAAAGCCGATTTGCGGATCGATACTTTCCGCGCATCTGGCGCCGGTGGTCAGCACGTTAACAAAACTGACTCGGCGATTCGGATTGTGCATATTCCCACTGGCTTGGTGATTGAATGCCAGGATGAACGTTCGCAGCATAAAAACCGTGCCCGTGCGATGAGTTTGCTGGCAACAAAATTAAAACAGCAGCAGGAAGATGCAGCGCACAAATCGCTCTCTGACGAACGTCGCAATCTGGTCGGTTCCGGTGATCGCTCCGAACGCATCCGTACTTACAACTATCCGCAGGGGCGTGTGACTGATCACCGCATTAACCTCACACTGTATTCATTGGATGCGATCATGCAAGGCGATCTCGATCCGGTCGTTGGCCCGCTGGCGAATGAATATCAAGCAGACCAATTGGCGGCGATTGCGGATTAA
- a CDS encoding ribose-phosphate pyrophosphokinase: protein MTDLMVFTGNANPDLAKKIVGHLGMPLGNVSVSQFSDGEIAVELHDNVRGRDVFVVQPTCAPTNDNLMELIVMVDALRRASAGRITAVVPYFGYARQDRRVRSARVPITAKVVADMMVGVGVDRVLTVDLHAEQIQGFFDVPVDNVYGSPVLLEDIEAQKFEDLIVVSPDIGGVVRARAVAKQLGIDLAIIDKRRPRANVAEVMHIIGEVEGRTCLLVDDIIDTAGTLCSAAKALKAQGAKKVVAYCTHPVLSGKAIENLNNSELDQLVVADSIPLSEAAKNCPRIRSLTLSRMLAEAVRRLSNEESLSAMFR, encoded by the coding sequence GTGACTGACTTAATGGTCTTTACCGGCAACGCAAACCCGGACCTCGCTAAAAAAATTGTTGGCCACCTGGGCATGCCGCTTGGCAATGTTTCTGTGTCCCAGTTTTCTGACGGTGAAATTGCCGTAGAGTTGCACGATAACGTGCGCGGTCGCGATGTGTTTGTGGTGCAGCCCACCTGCGCACCCACCAACGATAACCTGATGGAATTGATTGTGATGGTCGACGCCTTGCGTCGCGCCTCCGCTGGCCGCATCACCGCCGTAGTTCCCTATTTCGGCTACGCCCGTCAGGATCGCCGTGTACGCTCCGCACGTGTACCCATCACTGCAAAAGTGGTCGCCGACATGATGGTAGGTGTAGGTGTTGACCGCGTATTGACTGTTGACTTGCATGCCGAACAAATCCAGGGTTTTTTTGATGTCCCTGTTGATAATGTTTACGGCTCACCGGTACTGCTGGAAGATATAGAAGCACAAAAATTTGAAGACCTGATTGTGGTATCACCGGACATCGGCGGCGTAGTGCGCGCCCGTGCGGTAGCCAAACAATTGGGTATTGATCTGGCGATTATTGATAAACGTCGCCCACGCGCTAATGTTGCTGAAGTAATGCACATTATTGGTGAAGTGGAAGGCCGCACCTGTTTGCTGGTAGATGACATTATCGATACCGCTGGTACTCTGTGCAGCGCTGCCAAAGCACTGAAAGCCCAAGGCGCCAAAAAAGTGGTGGCCTACTGTACCCACCCGGTACTGTCAGGCAAGGCGATCGAAAACCTGAACAATTCCGAGCTGGATCAACTGGTCGTTGCCGATTCTATCCCGCTCAGCGAAGCCGCAAAAAATTGCCCGCGTATTCGCAGCCTGACACTGTCAAGAATGCTCGCTGAAGCGGTGCGCCGCTTAAGCAATGAAGAATCCCTGAGTGCAATGTTTCGCTAA
- the ispE gene encoding 4-(cytidine 5'-diphospho)-2-C-methyl-D-erythritol kinase, with translation MTSLTLLSPAKLNLFLHITGRRADGYHQLQTLFQLLDYGDEMTFSTRTDGQITLSPDLPGVAFEQNLIIKAVRKLEAYKTADAGVDIQLHKRLPMGGGIGGGSSNAATTLVALNHLWNCGLTRNQLQTIGLQLGADVPVFINAQTAWAEGVGEALEPIKMQPKWFLVVQPDCHVSTAEIFLHKDLTRDTSAIKVAAFLERGGKNDCEALVRRLYPQVDKALNWLQKFDRNARMTGTGACVFASFESAEKAQQVQALLPSDLPGFVAQGVNQSPLYKLLPPN, from the coding sequence ATGACTAGCCTGACCCTGCTATCGCCCGCCAAATTGAATTTGTTTTTGCACATTACCGGCCGCCGCGCCGACGGCTATCACCAGTTGCAAACCCTGTTTCAACTACTTGATTACGGCGATGAAATGACATTTAGCACCCGAACAGATGGCCAGATCACCCTCTCGCCCGATTTGCCCGGCGTCGCATTCGAGCAAAATTTAATTATTAAAGCCGTGCGCAAATTGGAAGCCTACAAAACTGCCGATGCCGGTGTGGATATCCAATTACACAAACGACTGCCCATGGGCGGTGGCATTGGCGGTGGCAGCAGCAATGCGGCAACAACGCTCGTCGCACTTAACCATTTATGGAATTGCGGGCTAACCAGAAACCAACTGCAAACAATAGGTTTGCAACTCGGTGCCGACGTGCCCGTCTTTATTAATGCCCAAACCGCATGGGCAGAAGGGGTCGGCGAAGCGTTAGAACCTATTAAAATGCAGCCAAAATGGTTTTTGGTTGTGCAACCTGATTGCCATGTATCCACTGCAGAAATTTTTTTACATAAAGATTTGACAAGAGATACGTCGGCCATTAAAGTGGCGGCCTTCCTTGAGCGGGGCGGTAAAAATGACTGCGAAGCACTGGTGAGAAGGCTCTACCCACAAGTAGATAAAGCACTCAACTGGCTACAGAAATTTGATCGCAACGCAAGAATGACGGGAACCGGAGCATGCGTTTTTGCAAGCTTTGAGTCGGCAGAAAAAGCACAGCAAGTGCAGGCATTATTGCCCAGTGATCTGCCCGGTTTTGTAGCACAAGGTGTAAACCAATCACCGCTCTACAAACTGCTTCCGCCAAACTGA
- the pth gene encoding aminoacyl-tRNA hydrolase: MTNTIQLIVGLGNPGSEYDRTRHNAGQDFVIELAHKLGATLATDSKYFGLSARVNYQGRDLRLLIPTTYMNRSGQSVGAMANFFKVEPAAILVAHDELDLAPGVARFKQGGGHGGHNGLRDIIAALGNNQNFPRLRLGIGHPGVAAQVANFVLKRAPAAEQELIDEAITRSIQCLPDALKGDWNTAMKNLHTDPKK; this comes from the coding sequence ATGACCAACACGATTCAGTTAATTGTCGGCCTCGGCAACCCGGGCAGCGAATACGACCGCACACGCCACAATGCCGGGCAAGATTTTGTGATCGAACTGGCCCATAAACTCGGCGCCACACTGGCAACCGACAGCAAATACTTTGGCCTGAGCGCGCGCGTAAATTATCAAGGGCGCGATTTGCGCTTGTTAATTCCCACCACCTATATGAATCGCAGCGGGCAGTCCGTTGGCGCCATGGCCAACTTTTTCAAAGTCGAACCCGCGGCCATTTTAGTCGCCCACGACGAACTGGATCTCGCCCCCGGCGTCGCACGCTTTAAGCAGGGCGGCGGCCACGGAGGCCACAATGGCCTGCGCGATATCATCGCCGCCCTCGGCAACAACCAGAACTTCCCTCGCCTGCGCTTGGGTATCGGCCACCCCGGTGTTGCCGCGCAAGTCGCCAACTTTGTACTGAAACGCGCACCCGCCGCCGAGCAGGAATTGATTGACGAGGCGATCACCCGCTCCATTCAATGCCTGCCCGACGCGCTTAAAGGTGACTGGAACACGGCGATGAAAAACCTGCACACCGATCCCAAAAAATAG
- a CDS encoding 50S ribosomal protein L25/general stress protein Ctc: MSEDFKLDATARNDLGKGASRRLRRLAKQVPAVIYGGNVAPASVSVSENELMKHLEHEAFYSHIISLNVDGTAQDVILKDVQRHPSKPVVLHLDFLRIDKSTKVHTHVPLHFINEAGSKGVKIQGGKVVHNLTQLDIICFPHQLPEFIEVDLAAAEVGTIIHISDLKLPSGVISADLQKGADHDLAVATIQKPKGAAEGEEA; this comes from the coding sequence ATGTCTGAAGACTTTAAATTAGATGCAACAGCCCGTAACGACTTGGGGAAAGGTGCGAGCCGCCGCCTGCGTCGTTTGGCAAAACAAGTTCCTGCCGTAATTTACGGTGGCAACGTAGCTCCAGCCAGCGTTTCAGTTTCTGAAAACGAACTGATGAAGCACTTGGAACACGAAGCATTTTACTCTCACATCATCAGCCTGAATGTTGATGGCACTGCACAAGATGTGATCCTGAAAGATGTTCAACGTCACCCATCCAAGCCTGTTGTTCTGCACTTGGACTTCCTGCGCATTGACAAGTCAACCAAGGTACACACTCACGTACCTCTGCACTTCATCAATGAAGCTGGCTCAAAAGGCGTGAAAATCCAGGGCGGTAAAGTGGTTCACAACCTGACCCAATTGGACATCATCTGCTTCCCACACCAGTTGCCAGAGTTCATTGAAGTAGATTTGGCGGCTGCTGAAGTTGGCACTATCATCCATATTTCTGACCTGAAACTGCCATCTGGCGTTATCTCTGCCGACCTGCAAAAAGGCGCGGATCACGACCTGGCTGTTGCAACCATCCAGAAGCCGAAAGGCGCTGCAGAAGGCGAAGAAGCGTAA